The Lycium ferocissimum isolate CSIRO_LF1 unplaced genomic scaffold, AGI_CSIRO_Lferr_CH_V1 ctg13533, whole genome shotgun sequence genome contains a region encoding:
- the LOC132042134 gene encoding uncharacterized protein LOC132042134 has product MSISLDALAMMGADYLKDGMSMEEFEKHEAQVPPYLLADHEEEEDENLFSTKKNIHHDILPTKKQYEYSFCSQEFHRCENDEGDQKKPLLIRNNILGEFLKKKDIGSFLETSRNSHCIMSL; this is encoded by the coding sequence atGTCGATTTCGCTTGACGCATTGGCCATGATGGGAGCTGATTATCTCAAAGATGGAATGAGCATGgaagaatttgaaaaacatgaaGCACAAGTGCCTCCTTATTTGTTAGCTGATcatgaagaagaggaagatgaaaATCTCTTCTCAACGAAGAAAAATATCCATCATGACATTCTTCCCACAAAAAAACAATATGAGTATTCTTTTTGTTCTCAAGAGTTTCATAgatgtgaaaatgatgaagggGACCAAAAGAAGCCTCTATTAATTAGAAACAACATTTTGGGGGAATTCTTGAAAAAGAAGGATATAGGAAGTTTTCTTGAGACTAGTAGGAATAGTCATTGTATAATGTCGTTGTAA